A genome region from Nocardiopsis exhalans includes the following:
- a CDS encoding anti-sigma factor family protein yields MTSGNHDPKPLGAYALGALNAEEAASLAAHLAGCEPCRAELRELNAVRDTLGELPPEALLDGPPPEGGQTLLRATVERAGAERAVGRRRRALRLALAAALAGAVLAGAGGIVGRVLAPAPEQGEVTQLAAGTVIAAQEDPDTGASATVRLEPEGAGLQLQSFIIGIPEGEECELVILTEDGRTEVAAVWTVSAEAEAGGSRPGGFADIDPQDVASVVVRNTADTEFVSITF; encoded by the coding sequence GTGACATCAGGTAACCACGACCCGAAGCCGTTGGGCGCCTACGCCCTGGGCGCGCTGAACGCGGAAGAGGCCGCCTCCCTTGCGGCCCACCTCGCGGGCTGCGAACCGTGCCGGGCGGAGTTGCGCGAGTTGAACGCCGTCCGCGACACCCTGGGTGAGCTGCCCCCCGAAGCCCTGTTGGACGGCCCCCCACCCGAGGGCGGCCAGACCCTGCTGCGCGCCACGGTCGAACGGGCGGGGGCCGAACGTGCCGTCGGCCGTCGCCGACGCGCACTGCGCCTGGCCTTGGCCGCGGCACTGGCCGGAGCTGTTCTCGCCGGGGCCGGGGGCATCGTCGGGCGGGTGTTGGCGCCCGCACCGGAGCAGGGAGAGGTGACCCAGCTGGCGGCGGGAACCGTGATCGCCGCTCAGGAGGACCCGGACACCGGAGCGAGCGCCACAGTACGGCTGGAACCCGAAGGCGCGGGCCTGCAACTGCAGTCGTTCATCATCGGTATCCCGGAAGGCGAGGAGTGCGAGCTGGTCATCCTCACCGAGGACGGCCGTACCGAGGTCGCCGCGGTCTGGACGGTCTCCGCCGAAGCCGAGGCCGGGGGCAGCCGCCCCGGCGGATTCGCCGACATCGACCCGCAGGACGTGGCCTCGGTGGTGGTGCGCAACACGGCCGACACGGAGTTCGTGAGCATCACCTTCTGA
- a CDS encoding immunity 49 family protein encodes MRIERHTVGDEALTEATEGFFDEVSRDVRYQQNSGRSGSGWEMIASDLLAYAGARSVAVPRTDADIRVALHSAAEARIGGLKLDGAPTSAEFSVHLTYTGTGVFYQDHDEEREEEPRGQTRVHLGDWAEALYLCFVSDLHENNEGTFRQFAADFEEKEVLHRALTYYLFPGLGAEREQILRYAESAMEPFFASLGKEPGERHPDYDSVDPELLFLHALLSRNETGFWELMAFRLEWLRERLEGGGSPKSLLPVPELAFAAMAVRIEGWQMPFESDYLPRRLVEGEQRYNRARVGPYGADKDAAALRELAEGPLVVERPTGAFATERDIEQLYEYEDGRLEEFWSKESPAVRSVNQLQRYAWDEMLGFRLYSVVDPHARHPRQLAALTHASQYTAAALASADGGPGESVDVTVGEATGPLRRAEPSTKVSEGARRIAMEYALVCGSRERLATLVSYPRDTFLRADENQGFPVFQYYREALLTYLKAEQTRGWQKNGPRPRHGAVRAATDEALAALAEYNMPSFPAPPVVLLSQLVAGDREGFDLALADTLENFRDIHSAGDRAGDPDGLICPHILALACLARAQGWEVRVDSGYLPEGVLERAATMFG; translated from the coding sequence ATGCGGATCGAACGGCACACGGTGGGTGACGAGGCTCTGACGGAGGCCACCGAAGGCTTCTTCGACGAGGTCAGCCGTGATGTCCGGTATCAGCAGAACAGCGGGCGCAGCGGCTCCGGCTGGGAGATGATCGCCAGCGACCTGCTGGCCTACGCGGGCGCGCGTTCGGTGGCGGTGCCGCGGACCGATGCCGACATCCGCGTCGCCCTGCACTCCGCGGCCGAGGCGCGCATCGGCGGGCTCAAACTGGACGGGGCGCCCACCTCCGCCGAGTTCTCGGTGCACCTCACGTACACCGGCACCGGCGTCTTCTACCAGGACCACGACGAGGAGAGAGAAGAGGAACCCCGCGGCCAGACCAGGGTCCACCTCGGGGACTGGGCCGAGGCGCTCTACCTGTGCTTCGTCTCCGACCTCCACGAGAACAACGAGGGAACCTTCCGCCAGTTCGCGGCCGACTTCGAGGAGAAGGAGGTCCTGCACCGCGCACTCACCTACTACCTCTTCCCCGGGCTCGGCGCCGAACGGGAACAGATCCTGCGCTACGCCGAGTCCGCGATGGAGCCCTTCTTCGCCTCCCTCGGCAAGGAACCGGGGGAGCGGCACCCCGACTACGACTCGGTCGATCCCGAACTGCTCTTCCTGCACGCCCTGCTCTCCCGGAACGAGACGGGTTTCTGGGAACTCATGGCCTTCCGCCTGGAGTGGCTTCGGGAACGGCTCGAAGGCGGCGGGTCCCCGAAGTCCCTGCTGCCGGTGCCCGAACTCGCCTTCGCGGCCATGGCGGTACGGATCGAGGGTTGGCAGATGCCGTTCGAGTCCGACTACCTGCCCCGACGGCTGGTCGAGGGCGAGCAGCGCTACAACAGAGCCCGGGTCGGCCCCTACGGAGCCGACAAGGACGCTGCTGCCCTGCGGGAACTGGCCGAGGGACCGCTGGTCGTCGAGCGCCCGACCGGTGCCTTCGCCACCGAACGAGACATCGAGCAGCTGTATGAGTACGAGGACGGGCGCCTCGAAGAGTTCTGGAGCAAGGAAAGCCCCGCTGTCCGTTCGGTGAACCAGCTGCAGCGGTACGCCTGGGACGAGATGCTGGGCTTCCGGCTCTACTCGGTGGTCGATCCGCACGCCCGGCACCCGCGCCAGCTCGCGGCCCTCACCCACGCCTCGCAGTACACCGCGGCGGCCCTCGCCAGCGCTGACGGGGGACCGGGGGAGAGCGTCGACGTGACCGTCGGGGAGGCCACCGGGCCCCTGCGCCGCGCCGAGCCCTCGACCAAGGTCTCCGAGGGGGCGCGCCGGATCGCGATGGAGTACGCCCTGGTCTGCGGCTCGCGGGAGCGCCTGGCGACCCTGGTCTCCTACCCGCGGGACACGTTCCTGCGTGCGGACGAGAACCAGGGCTTCCCGGTCTTCCAGTACTACCGCGAGGCACTGCTGACGTACCTGAAGGCGGAGCAGACGCGGGGCTGGCAGAAGAACGGACCCCGGCCGAGGCACGGGGCGGTCCGCGCGGCGACGGACGAGGCTCTCGCCGCGCTCGCCGAATACAACATGCCGAGCTTCCCGGCGCCGCCGGTGGTGCTGCTCTCCCAGCTGGTGGCGGGGGACCGGGAAGGGTTCGACCTGGCGCTGGCCGACACCCTGGAGAACTTCCGGGACATTCACAGCGCCGGAGACCGGGCTGGGGACCCGGACGGCCTGATCTGTCCGCACATCCTGGCGCTGGCCTGCCTGGCCCGGGCTCAGGGTTGGGAGGTACGAGTCGACAGCGGCTACCTGCCCGAGGGTGTGCTGGAGCGGGCCGCCACAATGTTTGGCTGA
- a CDS encoding sigma-70 family RNA polymerase sigma factor — protein sequence MALWGSRRRREAEDEALIRSLYNEHGRALIAYATRLTGDRAAAEDVVQETLIRAWRHPDALVNSKGSVRGWLLTVARNIVIDRVRALQARPAEVAPVAGTEPAQDDHASSVVDSMVVMEALDSLSADHRAVLIEVYFRRRSVTEAAETLGIPPGTVKSRSHHALQALRRRFGSRTPPGKG from the coding sequence ATGGCGTTGTGGGGTTCGCGTCGTCGGCGCGAGGCCGAGGACGAGGCGCTGATCCGTTCGCTCTACAACGAGCACGGCAGGGCCCTGATCGCCTATGCCACCCGCCTGACCGGCGATCGGGCCGCGGCCGAGGACGTCGTCCAGGAGACCCTCATCAGGGCCTGGCGCCACCCCGACGCGCTGGTGAACTCCAAGGGCTCGGTGCGCGGCTGGCTGTTGACCGTGGCGCGCAACATCGTCATCGACCGGGTCAGAGCCCTACAGGCACGACCCGCGGAGGTGGCCCCGGTCGCGGGAACCGAGCCGGCACAGGACGACCACGCCAGCTCCGTGGTGGATTCGATGGTGGTGATGGAGGCGCTGGACAGCCTTTCCGCCGACCACCGCGCGGTCCTGATCGAAGTGTATTTTCGCAGGCGTAGCGTGACGGAGGCCGCCGAGACACTGGGGATACCGCCGGGTACGGTCAAGTCACGCTCCCACCACGCTCTCCAGGCGCTCAGACGCCGTTTCGGCAGCCGCACACCGCCAGGGAAGGGGTGA
- a CDS encoding gamma-aminobutyraldehyde dehydrogenase, protein MGSRLQNFINGTFVDAHGQGHLDVVNPADGTTVAVSPVSDQVDVDAAFDAARDAFVSWKKVTPGERQRLLLKLADAVEAHTDEIVEAQHRNTGQPRWLISQEEIGMGVDHLRFFAGAARTLEGRAATEYMEGHTSYIRREPVGVVAQVTPWNYPLLMAVWKIGPALAAGNCIVLKPSDTTPESTLVLTRLIGEIFPAGVFNVVLGDASTGQLMVEHPEPVMVSITGSVRAGQHVAASAAKNLKRGHLELGGKAPAVVFADADLPATAKALVEFGTFNAGQDCTAVTRVLVEESAHEEFVELLAEAARATRTGNPDESQNDFGPLNNARHFASVTDKLARLPEHATVVTGGRAVEGSKGFYVEPTVVTGVRQDDELVQEETFGPILTVQTFSSEEEAVRLANDVEYALASSVWTADHGAAMRLTRDLDFGCVWVNTHVLLTAEMPHGGFKSSGYGKDLSLYSVEEYTRVKHVMHALEA, encoded by the coding sequence ATGGGCAGCCGCCTGCAGAACTTCATCAACGGCACGTTCGTCGACGCACACGGACAGGGGCACCTCGACGTCGTCAACCCCGCGGACGGAACGACGGTGGCCGTCTCCCCCGTCTCCGACCAGGTCGACGTCGACGCCGCCTTCGACGCCGCCCGTGACGCCTTCGTCTCCTGGAAGAAGGTCACGCCCGGCGAGCGCCAGCGCCTGCTGCTCAAGCTCGCCGACGCGGTGGAGGCCCACACCGACGAGATCGTCGAGGCCCAGCACCGCAACACCGGTCAGCCGCGCTGGCTCATCTCCCAGGAGGAGATCGGCATGGGCGTGGATCACCTGCGCTTCTTCGCCGGGGCCGCGCGCACCCTGGAGGGCCGCGCGGCGACGGAGTACATGGAGGGCCACACCTCCTACATCCGCCGTGAGCCGGTCGGCGTCGTGGCCCAGGTGACCCCGTGGAACTACCCGCTGCTCATGGCGGTGTGGAAGATCGGCCCCGCCCTGGCCGCGGGCAACTGCATCGTGCTCAAGCCCTCGGACACCACCCCCGAGTCCACGCTGGTCCTCACCCGCCTGATCGGGGAGATCTTCCCGGCCGGCGTGTTCAACGTGGTCCTGGGCGACGCCAGCACCGGACAGCTCATGGTGGAGCACCCCGAACCGGTGATGGTCTCGATCACCGGTTCGGTCCGCGCGGGCCAGCACGTGGCCGCCTCAGCCGCCAAGAACCTCAAGCGCGGCCACCTGGAGCTGGGTGGCAAGGCCCCCGCGGTGGTCTTCGCCGACGCCGACCTCCCCGCCACCGCCAAGGCGCTGGTGGAGTTCGGCACCTTCAACGCCGGGCAGGACTGCACCGCCGTCACCCGGGTGCTGGTCGAGGAGAGCGCGCACGAGGAGTTCGTGGAGCTGCTCGCCGAGGCCGCGCGTGCGACGCGGACCGGCAACCCCGACGAGTCCCAGAACGACTTCGGCCCGCTGAACAACGCCCGCCACTTCGCCTCGGTCACCGACAAGCTCGCCCGGCTCCCCGAGCACGCCACCGTGGTGACCGGCGGCAGGGCCGTCGAGGGCTCCAAGGGCTTCTACGTGGAGCCGACGGTGGTCACCGGCGTGCGCCAGGACGACGAGCTGGTCCAGGAGGAGACCTTCGGGCCGATCCTGACCGTGCAGACCTTCAGCTCGGAGGAGGAGGCCGTCCGGCTCGCCAACGACGTGGAGTACGCGCTGGCCTCCAGCGTCTGGACCGCCGACCACGGCGCCGCCATGCGCCTGACCCGCGACCTCGACTTCGGCTGCGTCTGGGTGAACACGCACGTGCTGCTCACCGCGGAGATGCCGCACGGCGGCTTCAAGTCCTCCGGTTACGGCAAGGACCTGTCGCTGTACTCGGTGGAGGAGTACACCCGGGTCAAGCACGTCATGCACGCCCTGGAGGCGTGA